From the genome of Candidatus Defluviilinea proxima:
GCGGTTCCTGCAATAAGTCCCAGCATGCGTTTGCGAAGAAGTGGTAAACATCAACTATCAAGTTGACCAATTCCGCTAATTCATGATGCTATAATTGAGGAACAGCCAAAAGCTGTTCCTCAATTCATTAAAGGACACAACACAATGAAAACAAAACAATACATCTCGTTTCTTTTGCTTATCGCAATGACAGCTATTTTTCTTAATGCCTGTGCTCCAACAACTACAAGTCCTGAAGTTCAATATGTAGTTGTGACTGCAACCGTGGCCCCAATAACCAGCACACCCGATCCTTGTGGAGCAGAAAGTATCGAGGCCGAGGTACAAAAGGTCCACACTTATATGCGTCAGTTCGATGATGCATCATCGCTGGCGGCCAGCAGGCCACAAGGGGAACTTGGTGATGCCATCGCCGAATTACAAAAGATCAGGCGTGAGACAGAAGACCAGCCCACCCCACCTTGTTTGACCACATTACGTACATACCAAGTTTCACATATGAATTCGGTCATCAACACCCTCATCGGGTTTATGGGTGGTTCAGACCAGGCTACTGTTGATCAGGGTATTGCGCAAGCACGTGACCTACATGACAAATACACCCTCGAGTTGGCGCGCCTGTTAGGTGTTACCGTGGAGCCTGCCGTAGCTGCTCCATCGCAGACGCCAAGCCCATAGAAAAATAAGAACGCGAATATTTTGTACTCCAAACAAGACCTGTCCCTTTTGAGCAGGTCTTGTCTTTATAAGATAGTGGAAGAGATAAGGAGAGTTTATGCGCCCAGATTGGGATTCATATTTTATGAAGATCGCCTATGCAGTATCCGAGCGAAGCACCTGTGACCGTGCTTTTGTGGGATGTGTACTGGTGCTGGATAAGCGCATCCTGACAACAGGCTTCAATGGGTCCCCAGCTGGGCAGGGACACTGTGACGAGATCGGTCACCTCATGGTGGAAGGACATTGCGTCCGCACGATACATGCAGAGACGAATGCCATTATCCAGGCCGCATTACACGGTGTCTCTACCAAAGGCTCGACATGTTATGTCACTCACCTACCGTG
Proteins encoded in this window:
- a CDS encoding cytidine/deoxycytidylate deaminase family protein — translated: MRPDWDSYFMKIAYAVSERSTCDRAFVGCVLVLDKRILTTGFNGSPAGQGHCDEIGHLMVEGHCVRTIHAETNAIIQAALHGVSTKGSTCYVTHLPCINCTKALINAGVTRIVYSVAYRNDENAMNFLKAANIEISQKEYFPE